CAGACTGGATTCGTTTGACGAAGGAACTAATGTGCAAACTGACCGCATAAACAAAGTTCCGTTTAAAGGTGTAACCCAGTAACTGCTGCACTTTGCCTTGGATCTCCTTGGTCAGATCGATGATATCGTGATCAACGATTTCGGCCAGCTTATTGTCCGCCTGCTCGTCGATCGCCGTTTCATGGTAAAAGGATTTCAAATGCAAATTAATATCGGTGGTGATGAAATTGTTGATATGCTCCTGATCTAAGCCTTCTGACTTGAGAATCGCCGCCTTATCGCCAATGATCTCATATAAATTATATGGTAGCTCATACGCATCCTGCTGCAGCGTCGCTGACGTCTGATCAGGACCGATCACCATCACCGGTTCCAACAATTTGGTCACTTCGCCTAACTCATCACGGTTAGAAGCCAAGGTGGCGATGCCTGCTTGGATCGTTGCCGGTAGGTCTTCAGCCGTGATCATGATTGAATCGTCGGACTGCATATGCCGCAAAAAGCCTTGGGCACAAACCAATTGAATATTCGATTTCAATTGGCCGACGTTCCCGTAAGTCACACTGCCGAGTAACGCCTTGACCACGTCTTCGCTGATCTGCACCTGCTTGTGGATCCGATTGGCTTCCAAAGAAAACAGTGACTGCAATAATTGCAACCGTTCCTTGGCTGGCCGCTGATTAAACGCTGGTAATTGGATCGTAATCGGGATCCGCCGCACAAACGTTTCTAATAAGCTACTTTCTGGATTTTCCGTGGTCGCACAAACCAAACGCACATTAGCATGATGGGTTTTAGCCGTTTCACCTAAGCGACTATAAGTACCGTGATCCATGAAGTAGAAAATCATTTCCTGACCTTCTGGCGGCAGCCGATGGACTTCATCTAAGAACAACATGCCGCCCTCAGCCTCCTGAATCAGCCCATCTTTGTCCTCATTAGCACCGGTAAAAGCGCCTTTGGTGTAGCCAAATAAATGCGACATCAGTAACTCCGGGTTGTGGGCGTAATCAGCACAGTTAAAGGTGATCAGTGGCTTTTCAGTATCAATGATTTTATGGACACTAGAAAATTGATACATTCCGTGGACGAAAAAAGTTTTCCCTGACCCAGTTGGCCCAATGATCAGCGTATTTAACCCTTTAGGCGGATAAAGCATTGCCGCCTTAGCCTGCTCGACTTGATTTTTCAAGCTACCTTGTGCGCCAATCATTTTATCGAAAAAGTCAGTCGTTACTTCCGCTGCTGGCGGTGTTTTGACCACTGTGGGCACGGGCGTCGCTGCACTTGCTGCCATTGGCTGCTGCACCAATTCAGGCGTGATATACCGCACTGGCCGACCAGCCAGCTTGATCAATTTACCGGTGCGCACCAAGTCATTTAACGCTTTGGAGACATTTGGCCGCACGATTCCTAGATCAGCCACTAACTGCTTCGTAGTCGCGCCAGCACCGTGATCGATCTTCTCTGGCGTCAGTTGTTGCGAAATTTTGACAACTTGGGAATAGATCCGCTCAATTCGTTTCAAAATAACTTACTCCTTAATTTTAGCGTATATTAATTCAGGTCGCGGTGACCATTTTTTAACACATTTCGGCTAACTGATTAGTGACGAGCAATTATATTTTTAGTGTATCACAAAGCGATACACAAGCAACCGAACAGTTGAAAAAAACTAGTTAAAAGGACTGGATACCTTCTAACTAGTTTCTAAGATCATAATATTCTATTTAATCAGCCAGCCAGCTAATTTCGGTTGCTTGTTCTGCAACCAAAGCATAGGCCGAGTTTGTAATAACCACTGCTTAAAGCGCGGTGATAACTTTTCAATACTGATCAAGGCTAAAATTAAAAATGGAATACCGGGAATGATCGGAAAAATCAACCCGGCTACCCCGAGCAACAAGGACGTTAAGGCACTAAAACTCCAAAAAACTTTTAACAGTAAGAATGTCATTCACATCAGCCTCCTTGGTCATTAATGATCGGTTACTCGTCAATCAAAGATTGAATTTCGCCACTTCAGCCACCAAATACAGCAGCGGTGATGTTAGCGTGCGTTTGAAAAAGCGCCTAGATTTTGAGCACTAGCATAGTAAGCCGATAAGCAACACGCAGTGATGTGTCCAGCTTGCGTAGTTAGGCGTAGAAATCTACTTTTTCAACCACGTTTACACTAAATCGTCGGTAAAAACTAACTTTTCCGTATTTTCTAAATCCAGCGCTGGTGATATTAAGTTAACATAAACCCATCTAAAAAAGTACTATTTAGCCTAGCATTAAGGAAAACATAATAACTATTCTAACAAAAATCCTTGCCGCTGTAGCACTTGCAACAACTCAGCCCGTTTTTCTGGTTGTAATGACAAACGTTGCTGCACCTGATTTGTAAAAGTATCAACGCGCCGATTTGCGTCGCGCAGATCATAGTATTCGTGCACCCGCGCGTCATAGTCGGCTAACTGCGGTTTTACCGGTGTTGGCAGCTGATAAGTATTTTCAAAATGGACAAAACGTTCCGGTAAGCGCGGCTTTAATTGCGGCGCCTGATCCGGCCAGCCGATCGCCAAACCCAACACTGGAAAAGTCAATTGTGGTAATTCTAAAATATCGATCAGCTGCTGGGCATCATTTAAAATACTACCCAAAATAACCGCGCCTAAACCAAGACTTTCAGCTGCCACCACGGTATTTTGTACTGCCAAGCTTGCATCCGACCACGCCTGTAAAAAACGATCGGCACCACCTAAATGATTCGCGGTCGTATCCATTTCCGCGCCAATCTGCTGGTTACGATGCTGATCAGCGATGAAAACGAACAAATGACCATTGTCTGCCACATAAGGTTGTTTTGAAATCGCCGCGATCTGTTGCTTCTTGGCCAGATCAGTCACACTGATCACACTGAATGCCTGCTGAAAATTAGAAGTCGCTGTATGTTGTGCCACCGCGATCAATTCGCTGATCATTTCCGGCGCCACTGGCTGATTCTTAAACGCCCGAATCGTGCGATGAGCCAATTGCCGTGCAACCGTTGAGTTCTCTATCATATTAAGACCTGCTTTCTGCTGAAGGATATAAGTTAATTATAACTCACACCAAATTCTGCAGACATGGTAACTTATTTTTCCCCGTCGCCATATCGCGGTGGGATTTTTTGTTTAATAGGCCAATTTTGTGATAATCGCCGTTGCTTGCAAGTATCTTAACTTCTGCTATTATGAGTATATAAAAAGCGGACACCATTGGCCGGTGCCCGCTAAGCGTGAGTATAGCACGTGCTAATAGGTTAGCTAATCCTTTTTGGGATTAGCTTTTTTTATCGCATAGGCTTTGGCAAAATTAATTGCCGCCCTTGAAATAATAACTGGCGCCACAGCGAAAGCCGTTTTGTATAGATTTGGTGGATAGTGTGACGTTCACGTGCCTGCTCACTAGGTTGGAAAGTCAGGGGATCAATCCTAACGTCAACCTAGAATCGATTATATCAAAGTCATTCACCCAAGAGCAGTATCCTTACACGATACTAATGACAATTTCATAATAAAGCTTTTTTGAAGCCAAATACAAAAAAACGTTGCAACTAAAAGACTAAGCAAAGCCTCTTGTAACAACGTTTTTACATACTGTAAGTATTTGATGCGGCTGACTGGACTTGAACCAGCATGGGAAAAATTTCCCACTAGATCCTTAATCTAGCGCGTCTGCCATTCCGCCACAGCCGCAAATAACCAACTGTTATATTCTAGCAAAAAATTCGTAGCGGCGCAACGGTTTTCATTAATTTCTAATTTTGTAAAAAACGCAGCTCACTTTCGTGGGCTGCGCCATCTTTACTTTTCAATCGCCAAACCGGCTGGCGCAATAGCTAAATTTAGCCAGCGCCCGTTCAACGGTAATTTTTCTAATTCTTCAAGGATCTCATCAGCTTCCACCGTTGGCACCATACTGATCACAGTTGGGCCGGCACCACTTAAATAAGTCCCACACGCACCGTGATCACGGGCGCAGTCACGGATCTGTTCTAGATGTGGCACTAATTTTTCCCGATAAGTTTCGTGGAATTGATCGCGCTCCATCATGCGGCCGGCTAATTCTAAATCACCGCGCAAGACTGCCGCCACCAACACATTAGCCGCCGAACTTGTTGCCACTGCCGCCCGCAGTGGCATTTGCTTCGGTAACACGGCGCGACTCGCACTGGTTAGCAATTCTGTGTCGGGAATAAAAGTTAATGCCCGCGCTGCTGGAAATGGTGCACTGATCGCATCAGCTTCAACATCATCATAGGTTGCCGTGACAAAGCCACCATAGATCGCTGGCGCCACATTATCAGGATGGCCTTCTAATTTGACCGCCATCTGCAGCATATCATACTGGGTCAGATCCAAGTCACCTAGCTGATCAGCCAGCGCAATACCGGCAATGATTGCCGACGAGCTGCTACCTAAACCACGAGCCAGCGGAATTTCTGAACGCATGATCAAATGATGTGGCTCCAAATCAGGGATCAGCGCCAACGCTGTTTTAATGATCAAATTATGCTCATCACTAGGCACTTCTGCCCCCATTTCATGTTCGATAAACCAATCTGACCGTGCCTCAGCGATTGTTACTGTCAAATACAGATCTAATGCTAAGCCGATCGAATCAAAACCAGGGCCAAGATTGGCGCTAGTGGCTGGTACTCGAATCGTTGTCATAACTGCTGCTCCCCCTATCTCACTTAAAAAAATCCGTAAATATGCGGCACTGATTATTATTTATTCAAATACAAACATAAGCTCTTGTAACTAATTTTCTGTGTCCTAGTAGCAACTGACGAAAGCGCTATAGAACTTTATATGTTGATAATAAACTAATATTGTCCAAATTGGCAACCGCCGTCGTGATTTTTTGTAGTTGGTCCAAATCGATTTCGTGAGTGATCATAACCACGTGTGCAAAATCACCATCACTGGAAGTTTGGATCAACTGTTTAAAGCTCGCTTGCGTTTCTGCCATCACTTTCGTCAAGGTTAGCATTTGGCCTGGAATATCACGCATTTTCAAAGCAAAGTAGTAAGCTGATTTAACCGCTATTGCTGGCGCTAACGCCGCACCTTGACGGTAATTATTGAACGTGTTACCGGTGATGCCGATACCGATATCTTTGGTCACGGAAATAATATCGCTTAAAACACTATTCGCCGTTGGTAATTCACCAGCACCAGGGCCATAAAACATGGTCTCGCCAACTGCCGCACCTTTGACGACCACCGCATTATTTTCATTTTGCACCGCAGCTAGTGGGTTAGCTGTTGGCACCAAAGCTGGCCCGACGGAAACATTGATTTTACCGTCGATCTGCTTGGCCGCCCCGATCAATTTGATCGTGTAACCTAAGTTTTGCGCCTGCTCAATATCTTCTAAGCTAATTTTATCGATTCCTTCAACTGCAATGTCATCTAAGGTCACATTCATCCCAAAGGCAAACTGTGTCAAAATGATCATTTTGTAAGCTGCATCGATTCCGGCAACGTCATTAGTCGGATCACTTTCCGCAAATCCCAGCTCTTGAGCCGACTTCAATGCCGCCGCATAGCTGACCTTTTTCTGATTCATCTGCGTTAAAATGTAGTTCGTTGTACCGTTGACGATTCCGCTGACTTCTAAGATCTGATCAGCCGCAAAGCTGTTAACGATTGTCCGTAAAATTGGAATCCCACCGGCAACACTTGCTTCATACATTAGATCACGCTGTTTTTGTTGGGCGATATCGACCAGCCGAGCCCCTTTTTGTGCGATCAAGTCCTTGTTCGCCGTTACCACGTGTTTGCCGGCCCGCAGCAATTGTTCAATATAGCTTTCTGCTGGGTCGATCGTGCCCATGACCTCGACTACGATCTGCACGGTAGAGTCTTGGACCATATCGGCGATATCAGCAGTCACCGGTACATCTGGTAACTCAACGTCCCGCTTTTTATCGGGATTATGGACGACCACACGTTTGATCACCAGCTCGCGCCCAGTGATCGCTGAGATCTTATCTTTATGATCCTGCAGCAAACGGACAACACCGCTGCCGACGGTTCCTAAACCAAGTAAACCAATACCTATTTGTCGCATTTTTGTATCCTCCTCTTACTGTAATAACTGCAGGCGGCCGCCGCATTTACCACAAACGTAGCGCTGTGTATTCAAATGGCGCTGCCGCGAATATTCTTGGCCACATTGCTGGCATTGATAGTGAATCGCGTGACTAACTGGTGCCGGTGCATAACGACTGCCACCGACTGCTGCTAACCACTGCTTAAAATCACGATCACGATGGCGGTAGCCCCCGCCGGCCAAGTGCAAGTGATAATGGCACAATTCATGCTTAACGATGCCGAGCAAAACTGACTTATCACTATCTTCCGCGAAACGCGGGTTAATGTCAATATGGTGATCATTTAAATGATAGCGTCCGCCAGTCGTTTTCAAACGGCGATTAAAATTAGCTTGATGTTGAAAAGGACGCTGGAAATATTTTAATGAAATCCGTTGAATATATTGGGTTAATTCTAGGTCAGTCATTTTCCCGCGGTGGCACCATCGTCAATTGTACGCGTTCACGCTGCTCATCTACAGACAAGACCCAAACGTGGACAATATCGCCAACCGCAACCACCTCGCTTGGATTCTTGACAAAACGATCAGCCAGCTGCGAAATATGGACCAAACCGTCATGTTTAACACCGATATCGACAAAGGCGCCAAAATCAATCACATTACGCACCGTGCCTTCAAGTGCCATTCCTGTTTTTAGATCGGCGATCGACAACACGTCCGTCCGCAATAACGGCTGGGCGTAATCATCCCGTAAATCGCGACCAGGCTTACGTAAGCCACTAATAATGTCCTGCAAAGTAACCAAACCAACGGATAATTCAGTCGCAAGCTCAGGTGTGGCCACGATTTTTTCCACTTTAGCAGTTCCAACTGCCGCCAAGGTCAAATCAAACTTTGCCAGCAGTTGTTTAGCAACCGCATAACTTTCTGGATGAATATCCGTGTTATCCAACACATTTTTACCATCGATGATCCGCA
This is a stretch of genomic DNA from Loigolactobacillus coryniformis subsp. coryniformis KCTC 3167 = DSM 20001. It encodes these proteins:
- a CDS encoding DUF454 family protein, which encodes MTFLLLKVFWSFSALTSLLLGVAGLIFPIIPGIPFLILALISIEKLSPRFKQWLLQTRPMLWLQNKQPKLAGWLIK
- a CDS encoding SprT family protein, producing the protein MTDLELTQYIQRISLKYFQRPFQHQANFNRRLKTTGGRYHLNDHHIDINPRFAEDSDKSVLLGIVKHELCHYHLHLAGGGYRHRDRDFKQWLAAVGGSRYAPAPVSHAIHYQCQQCGQEYSRQRHLNTQRYVCGKCGGRLQLLQ
- a CDS encoding sigma-54-dependent transcriptional regulator, coding for MKRIERIYSQVVKISQQLTPEKIDHGAGATTKQLVADLGIVRPNVSKALNDLVRTGKLIKLAGRPVRYITPELVQQPMAASAATPVPTVVKTPPAAEVTTDFFDKMIGAQGSLKNQVEQAKAAMLYPPKGLNTLIIGPTGSGKTFFVHGMYQFSSVHKIIDTEKPLITFNCADYAHNPELLMSHLFGYTKGAFTGANEDKDGLIQEAEGGMLFLDEVHRLPPEGQEMIFYFMDHGTYSRLGETAKTHHANVRLVCATTENPESSLLETFVRRIPITIQLPAFNQRPAKERLQLLQSLFSLEANRIHKQVQISEDVVKALLGSVTYGNVGQLKSNIQLVCAQGFLRHMQSDDSIMITAEDLPATIQAGIATLASNRDELGEVTKLLEPVMVIGPDQTSATLQQDAYELPYNLYEIIGDKAAILKSEGLDQEHINNFITTDINLHLKSFYHETAIDEQADNKLAEIVDHDIIDLTKEIQGKVQQLLGYTFKRNFVYAVSLHISSFVKRIQSGKLVRNISEDLKGMVADYPKELEAAYLIKQELETHYNVPIPKSEVYYLTILLASLRSVQVAGKVGVVVAAHGSSTASSMVQVVNKLLSADNLLAYDMPIEMSPQIAYQGIVEKVRQADNGNGVILLVDMGSLSTFSERIYEETGIKVQTIDMVTTAMVLEAVRKTELIDNDLNIIYSELKEFHGYSKVNGDTLPSVKALTAEPAQQKLPRAVVAICSTGEGTAVRIQKMIEQQLVDQLIDDVTVIPISVVNMKQTLYDLSQKYHIIAATGIVKPDLQVPFVALDRLIQDDGRDFFEQVMAVIDHEELQATTPNLTKELCESYMKDYFLYLNPHKLIDILWRYADTLSDTLKLSFTETFRIGLILHVAGALERTLLRQTVTATAVERATIKQSPYYTGIQASNAILQEQLQLSLNDDEIYYVEQLFDTQAQKSVS
- the thrB gene encoding homoserine kinase, which produces MTTIRVPATSANLGPGFDSIGLALDLYLTVTIAEARSDWFIEHEMGAEVPSDEHNLIIKTALALIPDLEPHHLIMRSEIPLARGLGSSSSAIIAGIALADQLGDLDLTQYDMLQMAVKLEGHPDNVAPAIYGGFVTATYDDVEADAISAPFPAARALTFIPDTELLTSASRAVLPKQMPLRAAVATSSAANVLVAAVLRGDLELAGRMMERDQFHETYREKLVPHLEQIRDCARDHGACGTYLSGAGPTVISMVPTVEADEILEELEKLPLNGRWLNLAIAPAGLAIEK
- a CDS encoding homoserine dehydrogenase produces the protein MRQIGIGLLGLGTVGSGVVRLLQDHKDKISAITGRELVIKRVVVHNPDKKRDVELPDVPVTADIADMVQDSTVQIVVEVMGTIDPAESYIEQLLRAGKHVVTANKDLIAQKGARLVDIAQQKQRDLMYEASVAGGIPILRTIVNSFAADQILEVSGIVNGTTNYILTQMNQKKVSYAAALKSAQELGFAESDPTNDVAGIDAAYKMIILTQFAFGMNVTLDDIAVEGIDKISLEDIEQAQNLGYTIKLIGAAKQIDGKINVSVGPALVPTANPLAAVQNENNAVVVKGAAVGETMFYGPGAGELPTANSVLSDIISVTKDIGIGITGNTFNNYRQGAALAPAIAVKSAYYFALKMRDIPGQMLTLTKVMAETQASFKQLIQTSSDGDFAHVVMITHEIDLDQLQKITTAVANLDNISLLSTYKVL
- a CDS encoding NADPH-dependent oxidoreductase is translated as MIENSTVARQLAHRTIRAFKNQPVAPEMISELIAVAQHTATSNFQQAFSVISVTDLAKKQQIAAISKQPYVADNGHLFVFIADQHRNQQIGAEMDTTANHLGGADRFLQAWSDASLAVQNTVVAAESLGLGAVILGSILNDAQQLIDILELPQLTFPVLGLAIGWPDQAPQLKPRLPERFVHFENTYQLPTPVKPQLADYDARVHEYYDLRDANRRVDTFTNQVQQRLSLQPEKRAELLQVLQRQGFLLE